TCTCTTCTTCGAAACTGGGGCCATCGGCAATCACCCGGCCAATACAGTTGCCAGCCTCAATAATATTGTCGCTATACCAGATGTCGTCGGTGAGTTTTTCTTTGGTGGTAAAAGCCCAGTCGTTGGCAAAGGTTTCCTGTAGATAGTTGACCAAATAGCCTCGCACCAGAAAATGTAAATCAATGACGCCACCGTCGCCGTATTTTTCCGGCCAATACAGTTGGCTGATATTTAAGCCACCGGTAAAGGCTGTTTCGCCATCGACAATCAGCAGTTTTCGGTGGTTTCTGAGGTTTGAAAATTGCGTCTTGATCAGCACGCGCATAAATACCTTGGCCGGTATTTTGTGTTTTCTTAATGTCTTGATAACGGTGTTACGGCTTTTGTGTGAGCCAACGGCATCGATTAGTACGCGGACTTCAATACCTCGATTTTTGGCGGCGATCAACGCCTGACAAAATGCCATGCCGGTGTCGTCATCATTGAAAATATAACTGAATAAACTGATGGATTTTTTTGCTTGAGCGATGGCGGCCAACATTTGAGGGTAGGCTTGATCGCCGCTGTTGAGGATGTCTATCTGACAATAGTGCTCAGCGGAGTAACCCAGATTTTTCCCGGTGGTGCTGATTGCCAGCCATTTACTGTCGCGCTTTATACCGGAGTTTTTAGCGGTGATAGTGTTTAAATCGATTTTTGTTTCAGTGAGACGAAAATCCCCTTTGCGAAATTTTCGGCTGAGGCGATTGACCCCTAAACAAACATAGAGAATAGAGCCGACTAAGGGGAAAATAACCAAGACACCGCGCCAGCCGAGGAATAAATACATCAGCGCCGATAGGCTGGGTGCCAGCAAGATAAAGGTGAGCCAACCGAAGGCGGAATAAGAATTACGCTTATAGATAACCGCATGAACGCTGGTCATCAAACAGAACGTCGCCACGGCGCTGAGTAGTAATAATTTCTCGAACGAAAAAACAAACTGGCTCTCTGCAAACATAGTAAACCCTGTGATTAATCGAGGCGTTGCTTAAAGCGAAGCAATGCCAATAACATGGTGACGATAAAGAAACCGACTAAGAACATCATATCACTGTGGATATCACTCAGTTCTGCTCCGCGTAAGATGACGGCGCGAATGATGCGCATAAAATGGGTCATCGGTAGTATTTCTGCCAGCCATTGGGCCACCTTCGGCATAGCGACGAAGGGAAACATAAAGCCGGAGAGTAGCAGTGAGGGTAAAAAGAAAAAGATAAACATCTGCATCGCCGCCAGTTGATTCTTCGCCAGTGTCGACAGCAGTAAACCAAAACCGAGGTTGGCAAAGATAAACACGGTACAGACCAAGAGTATCAGCGACAGGCTGCCAACAATGGGGACATCGAACAACTGTTGCCCGAGCAGCAATATTATCAGCGTTTGAATCAAGCCAATAATGACATAGGGAATGAGCTTGCCGGTCATCAATTCGACCGTTTTAACCGGTGTGGCGATCAGTAGTTCCATATTGCCGCGTTCCCGCTCTCTGACGATGGCGATGGAGGTGAACATGGTCATGGTCATGGTGAGAATAACGCCGAGTAATCCGGGTACGGTAAAGAGTTCGGAACGCTGTTCGGGGTTGTACAGTAGTTGCACCGAGATTAACGGGTTTAACTCGGCTAACGAGATCACTGCCCCCGGTTGAAACGGCATCGAACCAAGTGATTTTAACGCGCCAGCCAAGACCGTATCGGAGCCATCGACTACCAGCTGTGCTACGGGCTCACCGGTACCACTGTAGAGTCTTTGCTCGGCGTCGCGGGGGATGAATAAACCGGCGGCGGAGGAGCCGTTGCGAATGCTCTCCATCATTTCTTCTGGGGTGTTCATCTGTTGTTTGACCACGACCACCTGGGTGGCCTGAATATCCATAATCAGCTGGCGTGAAAAACTATTCTCGGCCTGGTCGACGACGGTGATCGGCACATCGCGAATATTGGTATTGATGGTATAGCCAAACAATAACAGCTGGATCAATGGGATCATGATGACCATACCAAAGGTTAAACGGTCGCGTCGCAACTGAATAAATTCTTTTTGGCAGACGGCCCATATTCGCCACAGTGAAGCGCTCATCCGTCACCTCGCGTAGCGATAACAAAAACATCTTCCATCGAGGCCGGTATTGAGTCGACACGATAGTCGTTGCCGATTAATGCCTGTACATCGCAGGCGTCCATAGTGGATTGCTTATCGACCAGCAGGCGCAGGTCGAGGCCTACCTGAGTGACGGCATCGATATCGTCATGGGCTAATAATAGCGGCCGTAGGCCTGGGGTATTGTCGCCCTTGATCAAATATACTGCGGCATTGATATTGTGTTTCAGTGTTTGCGTGTCGCCGTCGGCGACCATCTTACCGTTATCCATAATGGTGAGATAATGGCAGCGTTCGGCCTCGTCCATCAGGTGGGTCGACACTAATACGGTGGTGCCTTGATCGGCTAGCTGAAACAGGATCTCCCACATCTCACGTCGAGTGTTAGGGTCAACCTCGGAGGTTGGCTCATCGAGGATGAGTAATTTGGGGGATTTTAAAATAGCAGCGGCGAGGGCCAGTCGACGTTTCTGACCACCGCTCATCGGGCCGACAATGGCGTGGCGAAATTCTAGCAGGCGAAAGGTGGCTAACACCTCGTCGATACGCTGTTGCAGTTGTTTTTTATCGATGCCGTTGACCCGGCCTAAAAACTGCAAGTTTTCACTGATCGTCATGTCTTCATAGAGCGAGAAGCGCTGGGTCATATAGCCCACCTGCAGGCGAACTTGCTCAGCGTCTTTGGGTACGGCCATGCCGAGTACTTTAACGCGACCTTCGGTGGGCGTTAACAGGCCACACATCATGCGAATAGCCGTGGTCTTGCCCGAGCCATTGGGGCCGAGAAAGCCGTAGACATAACCGCGAGGAATCTTCATCGTTAGATTGTCGACGGCGGTAAAGTCGCCAAACTTTTTGCTCAGGTTTTCAACCTCGATGACATATTCTGGGCTGGCGGCCACACTCATGGCTTAACCATTTGCAGTGGTATACCGACAGGCAGAGTTTGGGCATCGCTATCCAGCAGGTCGATCTCGGCGATATAGGATAAGCGCGCTCGATTATCTTCAGCCATGGCGTAATAAGGGGTGAAGGATGCCTGGGAGGCAATATAGCGAATGCGACCGTTTAGCGTGGTCTCTCGGCCATCAATCTTAATGCTGACCTCATCGCCGATGGCGACCTGGCTGAGCCAGGGCTCGGGCAGATAGACTCTAGCCCATGGGGTATCGCCGGCCAGCAAGGTAGAGATGATGGCCGAGGTAGGTGGCTTATCGCCTAACTTAAATGGCAGGCTATCGAGTCTGCCGGCGCGTTCGGCGGTGACGATATAGCGGCTCAGTAATAGTTTTCCGTAGCGTAGGGCGGCGTCGGCGGCGGTCAGTTGCGCCTGTGCTTGCTCGATTTCTTCTGTGCGGTAGCCGGCTCTTAACGCATGCAGTTCTTCGCTGGCTTTTTTCTCGTTGGCGACACTGCTCTGGTAGCGGTTGTCAGCACTGTCGACATCGTTTTGGCTGTTGAGATTCTTGGCTCGCAGTTCCAGTTGCCGTTGGTAGGTTCTGTCTTTGGTGACGCGGTCGCTGGTGGCAGCATTGAGGGCGGCCTCAGCGGCGGTTACCCGCTCAGTACGATAACCCGCTCGTAGCTTTTCTAGCTGCCATTGGGCGACGCTAACATTGGCCTCAAGCTGCGCCACTTTGGCTTGTTGCAACAGCGTGTCGAGTTTGAGTATTTGCTGGCCCTTCTCTAGCTGATCACCTTCGGCGGCATAGATTTCGACGATGGCTTCTGAGGCGATGGCGCGGGCATTGATTCGGTCCCATTCGAGGGTGCCGAGGGCCTGTGGCTGCTCATTTGAGCAGCCGACAATGGCCAGGGTGGTAACAGTGAGGAATAGATAGCGCAGCATCGGGGCATCCCTGTGGCGAGTAGCAGAATGTTTAATTATATAATAATAGCCGCAATACCAACCCAGAGCATTGAAAAACAATGAAAAAGCACGATTACATGATCATCGCCTAGGCAGCCTCGCCGAGAATACCGCGGCCAAGGCAATAAACAGTGCCGATACCCAGAGGCAGGCAACTAAACCGTATTGTTGAAATAGCCAACCTGACAACAGCGTGCCGATCAGTCGGCCCATGGCATTGGCCATATAGTAAAAACCGACGTCGAGGGAAACGGCGTCGCTGTTGGCATAGCTAACGATGAGGTAACTGTGCAGTGATGAGTTAATGGCAAAGACGACGCCGAAGAGTATTAAGCCCGCGAGCAAGCTTGTGAGGGGTGCAACATCGAGGGTTAAGGCGATGGCGATTGCCGCCGGTATCGCCGCTAAAATCAACGCCCAAGAAAGCGCCGTCTGCCCGTCGGCTGTCGCGCCTGTTGTGCGACTACCGGTAATACGGGGGGCGATGGACTGCACCAAGCCATAGGCGATAATCCACAGGGCGAGAAAGCTGCTGACCGACCAATGGCTCCAGCCAAATTCGCTGGCCAAGTATACCGGCAGGGCGATGACAAACCAGACATCGCGGGCGCCGAATAAAAAAAGCCGCGCCGCCGACAATAGATTAATTGCTCGGCTCTTGCTGAAGATATCTTTGAATTTAGGCTTGAAGCTCGATTTGCCCAAGTCCTTTTTCAAAAAAATAACACTGCTCAGCCATACCATCGTCAGTGCGATCAGCATCACTAAAATAGCGTCGTGGAAACCGATCAAGCTGAGTAGTGCGCCGCCGAGGAAGAAACCGAGGCCTTTTAAGCTATTTTTCGACCCGGTTAACAGCGCCACTAAGCGATAGAGTTTGTCCTGAGCGTTATCGTCAACGAGTAGTTTGACTGACGACTTTGCACTCATCTTATTCAAGTCCTTGGCAACACCGCTCAGCGCCTGCGCCGCCATAACCCACGCCACAGTGAGTTGTGCGCTTGGTACTAACAGCATGCTTAAGGCGGCTAATTGCAGGCCGAGACCAATATTCATCGTCCGGTTGAGGCCAATCCTAGCTCCCAGCCAACCGCCGACAAGATTGGTGACAACGCCGAAGAACTCATAAAAAACAAACAGCATGGCAATGGCGAGGGCGCCGTAACCGAGCTGATGAAAATGCAGCACAATCAGCATGCGCAGGGCGCCATCGGTCAGGGTAAACGCCCAATAATTACCGGTGACAATGAAGTATTGTCGCAGCGGTGATGCCACGGCAGGTGTTTTAGCTGAGATCATGTTGTCGATGTCATCGTGGTTACTTGGCCTGATCCATTTGGCCTACCATGCGAGCCAATTCGGCGGCGCGATTGGCGTAGCCCCACTCGTTGTCATACCAGACATAAAGCTTGAGCTGGGTATCGTTGATCACCATGGTCGACGGCGCATCGATGATGCAGGAACGCGGGTCGGTCTTATAGTCGATCGATACCAGCGGCTTGGTCTCGTAGCCTAGAATACCCTGCAATTCGTTGTTGGCTGCGTGTTCAAATAGCTGGTTAACCTGCTCGACACTGACCGGTTGTTCCATCTCGAAGACGCAGTCGGTCAGCGAGGCGTTGGCCAGCGGAATACGTACTGCATGGCCGTTGAGCCGGCCCTTGAGCTCGGGGAATATGTGGGTGATGGCGGTCGCCGAGCCGGTAGTGGTCGGGATCAGACTCATGCCGCAGGCACGGGCACGACGAAGGTCTTTGTGGGGGGCGTCGAGAATGGTCTGGGTGTTGGTAATGTCGTGAATAGTGGTCATCGAGCCGTGCTTAATACCGATGCTCTCATGCAACACCTTGACCACGGGGGCCAGGCAGTTGGTGGTGCAGGAGGCGGCGGTGACAATGCGGTGTTGGTTTTTATCGTATAGCGCATCGTTAATGCCTATGACAATGTTGAGCACACCGTCTTCTTTTACCGGTGCCGTGACGACAACACGTTTTACCCCTTGATCAAGATACGGCTGCAGCAGTGCCTTGGTTTTCATCACCCCCGAGGCCTCAATCACCACGTCGCAGTCGGACCAATCGCTGTCGTTAATCGCACGATTGGCGCTGTAGGCGATGCGTTGCCCGTCGACCACGATGGTGTCGCCCTCGGCCTCGGCCTGATGATGCCAGCGACCATGCACCGAGTCGAAGGTGATCAGGTGCGCCTGGGTGGCGGCATCGCCGGCGGGGTCGTTGATGTGGACCACCTCGATATCATCGTGGTCGAAGATGGCGCGGAAGGTGAGCTTACCCATGCGGCCAAAGCCGTTAATGCCTATTTTGATGGTCATATAATCCTCGGTGTCGGCGCTTAAGCTGACGGCTGAACGTTGCTTATTAATGAGTGTAATAATAGTCGATGACAGTTGTGCGTTTTCAACCGGCTGCGACGCTAACAGCAGTTGTTGGCCCGCTCCGGGCGACTGCCCATGGCTTCTAGGCGAGTGATGCTGGCGGATAAGTAATCGGCGTTGGCGGCGAGAGTGTCAGCCAATACGGCCCCGGCCCAGGGGGCGAGGCTGGGGTTGATGCGGTAAAACACCCACTGGCCCTGACGTCTGTCGGTGAGCAGCTCGGCCTTGCGCAGTTGGGCGAGGTGACGGGAGACCTTCGGTTGGCTGAGCATCAAGGCCGCGGTGAGTTCGCAGACGCAGATCTCGCCCTCGCGCTGGATTAACAGCAGGCTGGCGAGACGGGTATCGTCGGCGAGCAACTTATAAAACTGGACGGGATTCATCGATGGGCGACCTGTAAGAAACATACGAAAAATAGTATATATGTTTTTTCATATGTTTCAAGCGGGCGCTAATGCTTAAAGAGTAGCGAAGACTAATCTTTGAGCAGCATTGATACCAGCATATCGGCATGGGCCTCGACCATTGCTTCTTCCTGAGGGTCGACATTGAACAGCAGCTTGCACTCAGGGGCGAAGGAGAAAATAGTCGAGCTGGCACTGACCATGATGTAGTACCAGTTGATAAAGGCCAGCTCTTCGATGCCCTGAGTATCCATCACCAGTTTCTTAATGCCCTGTGTCGCCGGGCCAATATGACCTTTGATCAGATAGCGAATACGCCAGCTATCGTTGGTGGCCTCCTGGCTCATGATACGGCTGAGTATCGGGTTGTTGGCATGGAAGCGAACATAGTAGCGAATGAGAAAGCGGATGCTCTCGTAATCGGATAGGTCTTTGAGGATTTCTAAGCGCTGATCAAACTGGTGTCGCATATTGCCGAAGGTCTCGTCAACAGCACTCATCCACATGGTTTCCTTATCGCTGAAGTGGTAGGCGAGGATGCCCCGCTTCACATCGGCGCTATTTTCGATGTCTCGAATAGAGACGCCGTCAAAACCCTGTTCGGAGAATAAACGTGCCGCTGCTTCCAGCAACTTAGCGCGAGTGACCTCGGCGCGCTCTTGCGTGCGACGAGGGCTCTTTTTTAAAGCAGGTGCTTTGGCGGTTGAAGGCATATTTTGGCTTATCGGCTAAACAACAGAATGAAGAGTGCTGATTATAAAGCATCTCGCTTATAGAGAATACTGCTATTAAACTTGTTGACGTGCAAGTTTATTAGTAATATATTTTGTTCAGTAGCAAAATAAGTGTCGTCTATATTTGTGGTGATACATATTTAATGTCGTTGTAGAGTGATTTTGGCTCGGTCGTTGTTGGTTGATTACGACGAGTCTTATGTTGTAATTAACACTACTGCGCGGAATAACATAATAATAAAGCCCTGTTGGAGGGATTATCCTTGAGCATTAAAATGAAGATGAAACCATTAGCGCAGAGCGTTGCTGTTGCCACCCTGCTGATGTCTGGTGTTGCCGGTGCGGAGCAATTGCAATTAGAAGAAATTGTTGTCACCGCGACGAAACGTTCAACAAATTTGATGGAAACATCGGTGGCAATCAGTGCCTTCGATAGCAGCACTATCGAGGATTTGGGTATCAAGGATGCTCAGGATTTGGCGGTTAATACGCCATCGCTATCGGTGGCGCCGAGCCGTGTCAGTATCCGGGGTATTGGCCGGACTAACTTGGCGCTGGGCTCTGACCCCGGTGTTGGCCTTTATGTCGATGGTGTGTATAGCACTGAGACCGATATGTTTGGCGCCTCTAACTTCTTAGATGTCGAGCGTATCGAAGTGTTACGTGGCCCGCAGGGTACCTTATACGGTCGTAACTCCGTCGGTGGTGCCATCAACTTTATTAGTAAGACCCCCAACAGTGAAGAACTAGAAGGCAAGGTTTCCGCCGAAGTCGGTAACTATGATTACACGGTCTATCAAGGTATGGTCACCGGCCCGCTGACTGACAAACTATCGGCCATGCTAGCGCTATCCACCATGGATCGCGGCGGCTTGCAGGAAAACGAAGTCAACGGTCAGAAATATGACGAAGAAGCCAGTGACTATGTGTCGTTGAGCCTGCAGCACATGACGACCGATCGCTGGATGAACACGCTGAAGGTCTCGGTTCGTGATTCCGATAAGCGTCGCTCGCAGCCCTATGTTATTTCTCCCTATTCAAGGGATTACATCCAACCGGTATTCGACCAAGATATTGGTAACTTTAGTAACTTCCCCGGTTTATTCCCCGGCCAAAACGCCACTAACCCGACCCAGGGCTACGATCGTGAGAACCCTGCTGTCCGAGATATTGATAAGGTGGCGGTCGATTTCACCCCGCGTGAATCGAATAAGCGTAAGTCGGCCACCTTTATCAGTGAATTCGATTTCGATGACTACCAGTTGAAGTACACCGGTGGCTGGTCGAAGTTCGAATACGATGAAGACTATGACAACGATGGTACCAACGCCGCTAATTCCGGTTTGAACTGGGATAATATTAGTTACTATGGCGTCGCCCCAGTATCGAGTTTTAATGGCGGTTACGCTTTAACCCCGTCATTCCAAACCCGTCCGTTTGAACTGGCGAGCACCACGCAGTCACATGAACTACAGCTAAGCAGTCAGTTCGATAGCGCCGTTAACTTTATCGGTGGTTTGTATTACTACAACAGTGAAGAGACGCAATCGCTGCAGTTTCTCGAGCATAACGATGGCCTAATGGCGACCTATGCGCTTTATGCCGGCTCGACTCGCCCAGTGAGTGCAAATAATATTTTATACAGCGGTGAATCAGAGCTCGATACCACCTCTTATGCCGCCTATGGTCAGGCTGATTGGGATATCACCGATGCCACCAAGATTACTGCCGGCGTGCGTTACTCTTACGATGAGAAAGACGGTGGCGACGAGACCTACGCCCAGTTTGTCGGCGATCCGGCCGACCCGTATGTGACCCATGAGCAGAAAAAAGATTGGAGTAAAGTGACCGGCCGTTTGGGTATCGATCACAGTTTATCTGAAAACCACTTTGTCTATGGTTTTGTCGCCACCGGTTACCGTTCCGGTGGTTTTAACCTGATGGCACCGTCAGAGACCAGCGAAGTCGATACGGTTGAGCCAGAAGAATTGCTGTCCTATGAAATCGGCTACAAGGGCGGTTTTATGGATAACCGCATCAACTTGGCCACCGCTTTTTACTACTATGACTACCAAGATTTACAGGTACTAAAGGAAGATGTTGTTGGTGGTGTACCGGTTAAGACTTTCGAAAACGCAGCCGATGCAACAGCCTGGGGTATTGAGGGCGAGTTAACCGCCCTGTTGACTGAGCAACTGATGCTGACAGGTACCTACTCATATAACCAAACCGAGTTTGGTGATTATGAATCTATCGATAGCACCGCTTGTGCTCTAGGGCCAGAGGCTGCCGGTAACTCCGGCGCTGCGTTATGTACTGAACCTACCGACTTGACGGGCAATGAGTTTGCAAACTCTCCGGCGCATCAGGCATCGGTTAACCTGATCTATAACTGGGAATTGCTGGATTTAGATTGGCAGGCACTGGTTAGCTATCAGTACACCTCCGAGCAGTATTCGTCGGGCTTTAACGTCGATGAATATGACTTGATCGACAGCTATGATCGTTGGGATGCACGCATGACCATGGGCTCTGCTGAGCAGACCTGGTTGGTCACCGCTTATGTGAAAAACATTACCGATGATCGTAATGTTACTTTCCAGGGCCGCCCTAGTACGGTCAGTCATACAACATCGGCAGCACTCACTGATCCACGTTTGATTGGTCTTAAGTTGGACTATAACTTCTAATCCCCTTGCTTCTTTGCTGGGCTTTGACACGCCAAAGCCCAGTCGAGAAGCTTTTTTATTCTTATTCATTTTAATCGTTTTTTGTTAGCGCGATTTTTCTTTTTTCTTTTTTTATATTTCGGGATTAATGCTGTGTTTAAATTTGACCCTAACCAAAGTTATCAAATGCCCGCGCACTTCGGTCCACGCTACATCGGTGAAAAGTCCAGTGGCTGGTATCACGATGTCACCATGATGATGGTGTCCTATCGTACCGACAGGGAAAAACTGGCCGCCTATTTACCGGCGCCCTTCGAGGTTGCCGAAGAGGCTATTATCACGGTCTATTACGCCTGCAATAAGCAGGTGGATTGGCTCGCCGGCCATGGCTATAACATGCTGGGCGTCAACGCCTCGGTGGTTTATCAAGGTGAAAAAGAGCAGTTGAAGGGCTCTTATTCGCTGGTGATTTGGGAAAATCTCACCGACCCCATATTGGCGGGCCGCGAGTTGCAGGGCATCCCTAAAATATTCGCCGACATCCCCGATCACAGTGTGTTAAATAACGATTGGCAGTGTAATGCCAGCCACTTTGGCCACAAAATAATTGATCTAGGAATTACCGATTTACAGCCGGTGAGTGCTGCCGATATCGCCGCGCAACAAGAAGCCAATGCCGATAGTGACAACCCCATGGGGCTACGTTATATGCCCGCAATTGGTGGTTTTGGCCCGCCGGCGATCAATCAGGCCGTCACATTTCCGTCTAAGAGTGAGTTCAGTGAGGCCTATATTGGCACTGGTCATATCGATTGGCAGCAACTCACCTGGGAGCAAAACCCGACCCAGTTCCATATCGTCAACGCGTTGAAAGATCTGCCGGTACTTGAAATGCTGCCGGCCATCGTCACGCGCGGGAAAACCAATCTGATTTTACCCGAGCGTTGGTCTCGTCCCCTGGCATAAAAATAATATGCGGTATTGAATCCATTATGAAAATTTCAGAAATCAATAAAATCTGCTATGTCGGGGCCGGGACCATGGGCTGCGCTAATGCGATGATGGCAGCACTCGCTGGCTATGAGGTAGTGTTGTATGACATCGCCAAAGAGAGCTTGGCGCAGGTCCCCAGCCGCTTGTTGGAGGTGACTGATTACCTGCAGAAAAACGGCTATGCAGAGGCTGATAATATCGCTCTGGCAATGACACGAGTAACGACCAGCTCGTCACTGGAGGCGGCGCTGACCGGTGTCGATTTGGTCAGCGAGTCTGTGTTGGAACGACTCGATGTGAAACATCAAGTGCACGACCAACTCGATCATCTGTGTGCCCCATCGGTGATTGTGACCACCAATACTTCCAATATACCGCTGTCATCCATCGCCGAGGTAGTGGTGCATCGTGAGCGTTTTGCGGCTCTGCATTCGCATTTAGGTTCGCCGTTGATCGATATTGTGGGTACCACTAAAACCAGCGCCGGTACGGTGGATATTCTTACCCGCTATGTCGAAAGCATCAACTGCATTCCCCTGGTACTAAAAAAGGAAAACCCCGGTTATGTGTTAAACGCCATGCTGGGGCCAGTACTGACCATCGCGATGATTCTGGTGATCGAAGGGGTGGCGACAATAGAAGAGGTCGACCGCGCTTGGATGCAGCATCGCCGAGCAGCGATCGGCCCGTTTGGTATGATGGATGCTTTCGGAATCAATATTATCGCCGACAGTTGGCAGCAGCGTGAAGATGATGACGATAATCTCAAAGCTAAAATTACCGGCTTCTTGGCCCCCTATATGGCAGCCAATACGCTAGGGTTGAAGTCGTCGAAGGGTTTTTATCAATACCCTGATCCGGTCTATCAGCAGGCAGAGTTTTTCGATACTGATAAAGATCTATCGTTTGTGCACAGCTCTATTGTTGCAGTACTCATCTCTAATGCGGTGACTATTGCTGAAAAAGACGTGGCCGAACCGCAGGAAATCGATCGCGCTTGGATGGCAGCCACCCATTTAGACATCGGGCCGTTCGGTATAGTGGACGAGCTTGGCAGCGCAGAAACAGTGGCATTGTTCGAACAACTTGCCGGTTTTGGTCTGCTGCCACCACAAGCGGTAACCCAGTTGGTGAATTTTTTACAATCTTATACCTGTGATAGGGGTGCGCCTGATGAGTGATATGACGATGACGAATAGCCAGCAGGACGATGCGGTGTTGAGTGAACAGCAATTAGCAGCCCTCATCACCAAGACTCAAGGCGCGGTGGATAATTTGACTGCCATCGGCGGTGCCTTTGAAGTGCAATCGCGTGATGTTTTTGGTCAGGCCAACGATGTTTTTACCGTCGCTCCTAACAGCCTGCGTGATACTTATGCCAGCTGTTTAGGTCATGGCGACAAGACCTTCGTGGTCTATCATGAACAGCGCTTGAGTTTTAATCAGGTATACCAGCAGGCGGTGTGTTTGGCCGAGGCGCTGGCAAGCGATTACGGTATCGCAAAGGGCGACCGGGTGGCTATCGCCATGCGAAACAACCCCGAGTGGATGGTGACGTTTATGGCGGTAACATCGCTGGGCGCTATCGCCGTACCGATCAACTCCTGGTGGACCACACAGGAGCTGGCCTTCGGTCTGAAAGACTGT
The sequence above is drawn from the Sinobacterium norvegicum genome and encodes:
- the cls gene encoding cardiolipin synthase; translated protein: MFAESQFVFSFEKLLLLSAVATFCLMTSVHAVIYKRNSYSAFGWLTFILLAPSLSALMYLFLGWRGVLVIFPLVGSILYVCLGVNRLSRKFRKGDFRLTETKIDLNTITAKNSGIKRDSKWLAISTTGKNLGYSAEHYCQIDILNSGDQAYPQMLAAIAQAKKSISLFSYIFNDDDTGMAFCQALIAAKNRGIEVRVLIDAVGSHKSRNTVIKTLRKHKIPAKVFMRVLIKTQFSNLRNHRKLLIVDGETAFTGGLNISQLYWPEKYGDGGVIDLHFLVRGYLVNYLQETFANDWAFTTKEKLTDDIWYSDNIIEAGNCIGRVIADGPSFEEERMRWHFLNAINSAHHHIRILTPYFLPDAPISAALCSAALRGVNVEILLPDSSDHSYMDWALRGSMNDMLARGCQFYFSPPPFDHSKLMLIDAEYASIGSANWDERSLRLNYELNIELSGREITEQLHQLFDQKIARAKHYTLKDLNRRPKLQQLRDGITRLFSPYL
- a CDS encoding ABC transporter permease, coding for MSASLWRIWAVCQKEFIQLRRDRLTFGMVIMIPLIQLLLFGYTINTNIRDVPITVVDQAENSFSRQLIMDIQATQVVVVKQQMNTPEEMMESIRNGSSAAGLFIPRDAEQRLYSGTGEPVAQLVVDGSDTVLAGALKSLGSMPFQPGAVISLAELNPLISVQLLYNPEQRSELFTVPGLLGVILTMTMTMFTSIAIVRERERGNMELLIATPVKTVELMTGKLIPYVIIGLIQTLIILLLGQQLFDVPIVGSLSLILLVCTVFIFANLGFGLLLSTLAKNQLAAMQMFIFFFLPSLLLSGFMFPFVAMPKVAQWLAEILPMTHFMRIIRAVILRGAELSDIHSDMMFLVGFFIVTMLLALLRFKQRLD
- a CDS encoding ABC transporter ATP-binding protein, which encodes MSVAASPEYVIEVENLSKKFGDFTAVDNLTMKIPRGYVYGFLGPNGSGKTTAIRMMCGLLTPTEGRVKVLGMAVPKDAEQVRLQVGYMTQRFSLYEDMTISENLQFLGRVNGIDKKQLQQRIDEVLATFRLLEFRHAIVGPMSGGQKRRLALAAAILKSPKLLILDEPTSEVDPNTRREMWEILFQLADQGTTVLVSTHLMDEAERCHYLTIMDNGKMVADGDTQTLKHNINAAVYLIKGDNTPGLRPLLLAHDDIDAVTQVGLDLRLLVDKQSTMDACDVQALIGNDYRVDSIPASMEDVFVIATRGDG
- a CDS encoding HlyD family secretion protein — its product is MLRYLFLTVTTLAIVGCSNEQPQALGTLEWDRINARAIASEAIVEIYAAEGDQLEKGQQILKLDTLLQQAKVAQLEANVSVAQWQLEKLRAGYRTERVTAAEAALNAATSDRVTKDRTYQRQLELRAKNLNSQNDVDSADNRYQSSVANEKKASEELHALRAGYRTEEIEQAQAQLTAADAALRYGKLLLSRYIVTAERAGRLDSLPFKLGDKPPTSAIISTLLAGDTPWARVYLPEPWLSQVAIGDEVSIKIDGRETTLNGRIRYIASQASFTPYYAMAEDNRARLSYIAEIDLLDSDAQTLPVGIPLQMVKP
- the arsJ gene encoding organoarsenical effux MFS transporter ArsJ gives rise to the protein MISAKTPAVASPLRQYFIVTGNYWAFTLTDGALRMLIVLHFHQLGYGALAIAMLFVFYEFFGVVTNLVGGWLGARIGLNRTMNIGLGLQLAALSMLLVPSAQLTVAWVMAAQALSGVAKDLNKMSAKSSVKLLVDDNAQDKLYRLVALLTGSKNSLKGLGFFLGGALLSLIGFHDAILVMLIALTMVWLSSVIFLKKDLGKSSFKPKFKDIFSKSRAINLLSAARLFLFGARDVWFVIALPVYLASEFGWSHWSVSSFLALWIIAYGLVQSIAPRITGSRTTGATADGQTALSWALILAAIPAAIAIALTLDVAPLTSLLAGLILFGVVFAINSSLHSYLIVSYANSDAVSLDVGFYYMANAMGRLIGTLLSGWLFQQYGLVACLWVSALFIALAAVFSARLPRR
- a CDS encoding ArsJ-associated glyceraldehyde-3-phosphate dehydrogenase, which translates into the protein MTIKIGINGFGRMGKLTFRAIFDHDDIEVVHINDPAGDAATQAHLITFDSVHGRWHHQAEAEGDTIVVDGQRIAYSANRAINDSDWSDCDVVIEASGVMKTKALLQPYLDQGVKRVVVTAPVKEDGVLNIVIGINDALYDKNQHRIVTAASCTTNCLAPVVKVLHESIGIKHGSMTTIHDITNTQTILDAPHKDLRRARACGMSLIPTTTGSATAITHIFPELKGRLNGHAVRIPLANASLTDCVFEMEQPVSVEQVNQLFEHAANNELQGILGYETKPLVSIDYKTDPRSCIIDAPSTMVINDTQLKLYVWYDNEWGYANRAAELARMVGQMDQAK
- a CDS encoding metalloregulator ArsR/SmtB family transcription factor, translated to MNPVQFYKLLADDTRLASLLLIQREGEICVCELTAALMLSQPKVSRHLAQLRKAELLTDRRQGQWVFYRINPSLAPWAGAVLADTLAANADYLSASITRLEAMGSRPERANNCC
- a CDS encoding TetR family transcriptional regulator, with product MPSTAKAPALKKSPRRTQERAEVTRAKLLEAAARLFSEQGFDGVSIRDIENSADVKRGILAYHFSDKETMWMSAVDETFGNMRHQFDQRLEILKDLSDYESIRFLIRYYVRFHANNPILSRIMSQEATNDSWRIRYLIKGHIGPATQGIKKLVMDTQGIEELAFINWYYIMVSASSTIFSFAPECKLLFNVDPQEEAMVEAHADMLVSMLLKD